In the Theobroma cacao cultivar B97-61/B2 chromosome 1, Criollo_cocoa_genome_V2, whole genome shotgun sequence genome, one interval contains:
- the LOC108661381 gene encoding uncharacterized protein LOC108661381, whose amino-acid sequence MDLDVWNVILNSPHVHYKEVEGKLRVKSRKEWSDKDKKLIQTNCKASNSLLCALNVSQFNKLSMCENAKRIWDTLETSYEGTNQVKEFKIRLLTCGYEFFRMREGESISKMFERPTNIVEGLKALGMDFFNGQLVKKILYNLPKSWRPKVKAIEKAINLNDFKLEELIASLLTY is encoded by the coding sequence ATGGACCTAGATGTGTGGAATGTTATATTAAATAGTCCTCATGTTCACTATAAGGAAGTAGAAGGGAAATTAAGGGTTAAGTCTAGGAAGGAGTGGAGTGATAAAGATAAGAAATTAATTCAGACTAATTGTAAAGCATCTAATAGCCTCCTTTGTGCCTTAAATGTTAGTCAATTTAACAAACTGTCTATGTGTGAAAATGCTAAACGAATATGGGATACCTTAGAGACCAGTTATGAAGGCACTAACCAAGTCAAGGAATTCAAAATTAGATTGCTTACTTGTGGTTATGAATTCTTTAGGATGAGAGAGGGTGAATCAATTAGTAAGATGTTTGAAAGACCCACTAATATTGTAGAAGGTCTAAAAGCCTTAGGAATGGATTTCTTTAATGGACAACTTGTAAAGAAAATCCTTTATAACCTACCAAAATCTTGGAGACCCAAAGTTAAGGCTATAGAAAAGGCTATAAatctaaatgattttaagcTAGAGGAGCTTATAGCTTCCCTTCTCACTTATTAG